A window of Acidobacteriota bacterium genomic DNA:
TGGCGGCCGGGAGAATCAGGTCCGAATACTCGGTCCCGATCGGGGAGACGGGGTAGATGTCCTGGTGGGCGACGACCATGCCGCCGGCGTCCACCCTGCGCTTTAAGGCGTCCACCGCCGTATCGACGTCAAAACTCTCGATCTGGTGGGGGTTGCGGCGCGTCAACCGCTGGAAGACGTCCATCAACTCCTGGGACGCCGCCATCGCCTGGCACCAGGTGGTTCCGATGACCCACGCGAAGCGCACGTGGCCGTCCACGACCCAGCGGTCGAGGTCGATCTCCTTCTTGCGGCGCCCCGGCGCCTTCTCGGGCGACAGGGCCCTCGGGTAATGGGCTGCGCCCATCCAGCCGCGCTGGTGCCCCCCGCCGCGGGAGATCACGCGGCCCGGCCGCGACCCGGCGCCGCAGACCAGCCCCAGCGCCGCGAACGAAGCCGTGTTCCCGAAGCTGTTGCACCAGTAATTTCCCTTCTCGAGCATGAACGAGGTCTTCTTGCGCGTTCCGTCGGGTTTGGGCCTGGCGAGGATTTCCGCCGTCTTGCGGATGTCCGCCGCCGGCACGCCCGTGATCTTGGCGGCACGCTCCAGTTCGGCGTAAGCGTAGCCCAGGATCCACTTCTTGTAGCCTTCGAAGTCGGTCCCGTACTTGCCCCAGGTCGTGACCCACTGCCAGGGCGTGTTGCGGGTCCCGCGACCCATGCCGGAGCCGATCTCCCACTTGTTCGACACCTTCCGCGCGATAAATTCCTTGTCCTCCCAGCCGTTCTCCAGGATCAGGCGGATGATGGCGAGTTGAAGCACCGTGTCCGTTCCCGGAATGACGGGCAGGAAGAGACCGCCCTGCCTCTCGCCATGGGCCACGCCCGTGGTCTTGCGCGGCAGGGCGAAGACCAGCTTCTTGTTGGGTGTTTTCCCGCCCATGATCCAGGAGGTGAACAGCGCCGACTTGGTCTCCCAGGGGTCGACGCCCGAGAAGAAGATGACCTCGGCCTCTCCCCAGTCCTCATAAGAAGCGCTGAAGGGGTTGATGCCGGAAAAATCGATCCCCGGCGTGTCCGGNNNNNNNNNNNNNNNNNNNNNNNNNNNNNNNNNNNNNNNNNNNNNNNNNNNNNNNNNNNNNNNNNNNNNNNNNNNNNNNNNNNNNNNNNNNNNNNNNNNNGGCCTTGGGCCCGCCCTCGCGCCCGATCGGCCAGCGGTAGACCTTGTACCCGCAGCCCACGATGCAGTAGTCGCAAGCCGTGGTGAAAACCTCCGCGTTGCGCGGCGGGAGGGGGACACTGTCTTCCGCAAGGTAGTAGTTCGTTACCCTTCCTGCCATGATGCGTCCTCCTCAGCGCTGTACCGGCGCCAGGTTCGAGTGATAACCGTATAGCAGCCCCATCATCCCGACCGCGTAGATGTCGTCCCCGCGGGTCTCCAGGACGACCTGGGGGAGGCTCTCCGTGGCCTGGCCCGCCGCGACCATCCCGTGCTTCATGAGGTCGAAGCTCGTCAGGTGGAACGGGCACGGGCCGATGGCCTTGTACTGGCCGTTGTAGGTTCCCTGGAGCGGGCCGCCCATGTGGGTGCACAGGGTGCTGAACGCCACGACGTCTCGCTTCGCGCCGACGCCGCCGCCCGCCGCCACGCCCAGCT
This region includes:
- a CDS encoding molybdopterin-dependent oxidoreductase translates to PDTPGIDFSGINPFSASYEDWGEAEVIFFSGVDPWETKSALFTSWIMGGKTPNKKLVFALPRKTTGVAHGERQGGLFLPVIPGTDTVLQLAIIRLILENGWEDKEFIARKVSNKWEIGSGMGRGTRNTPWQWVTTWGKYGTDFEGYKKWILGYAYAELERAAKITGVPAADIRKTAEILARPKPDGTRKKTSFMLEKGNYWCNSFGNTASFAALGLVCGAGSRPGRVISRGGGHQRGWMGAAHYPRALSPEKAPGRRKKEIDLDRWVVDGHVRFAWVIGTTWCQAMAASQELMDVFQRLTRRNPHQIESFDVDTAVDALKRRVDAGGMVVAHQDIYPVSPIGTEYSDLILPAATWGEEDFTRCNGERRLRLYSKFADPPGEARPDWWIIAAFARKMGFKGFDWKDSNQIFEEAARFGRKGVLNYHPLVVKAKREGKRGHELLREYGTEGIQTPIRMVKGELVGTKRLHDENLELGTPEGPTMHMKWLTSFSTQSGKAVLLKSYWEDFKDFYDRVTPQGDELWVTNGRINELWQSGYDDKRRPYIMQRWPQQFLEIHPDDARARGIESGDLVAIENDDLLVQTGGYIGVDGKEQTFTELMKAGRIKKSKGSFTAVAMVTDAVRAGVTFAYFGFPENPANSVVHRVPDPLTNRYRYKLGKG
- a CDS encoding arsenate reductase (azurin) small subunit; translation: MTQEAKETRPCVSRRAFLLAGGTAVSIVLVEGIPGLAGAALQRAEYPRRKIGKLSALKVDAPQYFLYPWKDVFSGCMLVKLGVAAGGGVGAKRDVVAFSTLCTHMGGPLQGTYNGQYKAIGPCPFHLTSFDLMKHGMVAAGQATESLPQVVLETRGDDIYAVGMMGLLYGYHSNLAPVQR